In a genomic window of Gloeocapsopsis dulcis:
- a CDS encoding chemotaxis protein CheW, producing MDIPSLTPQLHQPKASLGESYLRFQLNENTPAVLLMKYVQEVLIISTGRITPIPNMPECILGLFNRRNRILWAIDLAFMLTSQPVDAGSQQYHVMIIRVGDTPLSLIVQEIKGTIRLTSDLQPLEGDIATIRPYLQGYIWQHQEKLLVLNAEAIVHSPSLSTY from the coding sequence ATGGATATTCCTAGCCTGACACCGCAATTGCATCAGCCTAAAGCAAGTCTAGGTGAATCTTATCTGAGATTTCAACTCAATGAGAATACTCCGGCTGTCCTTTTGATGAAGTATGTTCAAGAGGTCTTAATTATTTCAACTGGGCGCATAACACCTATACCTAACATGCCTGAATGCATATTAGGGTTATTTAACCGACGCAATCGCATTCTCTGGGCAATTGACTTGGCATTCATGTTAACTTCACAACCTGTTGATGCGGGTAGTCAACAGTACCACGTTATGATAATTCGAGTTGGAGATACTCCACTAAGCTTAATTGTACAAGAAATTAAAGGAACAATTAGGCTAACGTCAGATTTACAGCCTTTAGAGGGAGATATTGCCACAATACGTCCTTACCTGCAAGGGTATATTTGGCAACACCAAGAAAAATTGCTTGTATTAAATGCTGAAGCAATTGTACACTCGCCTAGTTTATCTACCTACTAG
- a CDS encoding response regulator → MAIYGKFQTLRPLSLLAHLCSSYDSACLKVTSNTVSWLIYVEQGKIIYASQSVDPLDRLDCYLRRFSYHTATLNSEIRTKLRLMFDEESTLHPEYQAICWLVDNQYLNQAQVAALIEYVVKEVIESFLLIKEGTYEINENSSSLPSELCHLELQDIVKHCQKKIQAWQSLAPHIWSPYQRPYLCHQPGTKEQLSPEVQHKLSTILKGFSIRHLAVLLNQDELQLARSLYPYIKLGNIILQDPQPPFEQLPRTYESPAESQAVIQQAQTPTATVDSTSSVASIKNQSRDDDKNTASLTKLTPNPQPVVNRRPTQPIEKFVVSQSKSIEKSATPLGKNINPQANKHKFKIVCIDDSQAMLQELKHLLDDESFDVFTINDPVKALMQIVRIKPDLILLDVRMAGIDGYELCRLLRNHFLFKNTPIIMVTGNTGIIDRVKARVVGASGYLTKPFTQSELFKIIFRHLS, encoded by the coding sequence ATGGCTATTTATGGCAAGTTTCAAACTCTACGCCCTTTAAGCTTACTAGCACATTTATGTAGTAGTTATGATAGTGCTTGTTTAAAAGTAACTAGCAATACTGTTTCTTGGTTGATTTATGTAGAACAAGGCAAAATTATTTATGCCTCGCAATCAGTTGATCCTCTCGATCGTCTCGATTGCTATCTAAGACGCTTCAGTTATCACACCGCTACACTCAACAGTGAAATCCGCACGAAGCTCCGTTTAATGTTTGATGAAGAATCAACGCTGCACCCTGAATATCAGGCAATTTGTTGGCTAGTAGATAACCAATATTTAAACCAAGCCCAAGTAGCAGCTTTGATTGAATATGTTGTTAAAGAAGTTATCGAATCATTTCTATTAATTAAAGAAGGTACTTACGAAATAAATGAAAACTCTAGTTCCCTACCCTCTGAGTTATGTCATCTCGAATTACAAGATATAGTTAAACATTGTCAAAAAAAAATACAAGCTTGGCAGTCTTTAGCACCTCATATTTGGTCTCCCTACCAACGCCCTTATTTATGTCATCAGCCAGGAACAAAAGAGCAACTTTCACCAGAAGTTCAACATAAATTAAGTACAATTCTTAAAGGCTTTAGTATTCGACATTTAGCTGTTTTGCTTAATCAAGATGAGTTACAACTAGCACGAAGTCTGTATCCTTATATTAAATTGGGGAATATTATCTTGCAAGATCCCCAACCACCATTCGAGCAACTACCAAGAACTTACGAATCACCAGCAGAAAGTCAAGCTGTTATTCAACAAGCACAAACTCCTACTGCTACAGTTGACAGTACATCTTCAGTAGCATCTATCAAAAATCAAAGTCGTGATGATGACAAAAATACGGCTTCTTTAACTAAACTTACACCCAATCCCCAACCAGTAGTCAACCGTCGCCCTACTCAACCAATTGAAAAATTTGTAGTATCTCAAAGTAAATCTATTGAAAAGTCAGCTACACCTTTAGGAAAAAATATTAATCCTCAGGCAAATAAACATAAATTCAAAATTGTCTGTATTGATGATAGTCAAGCAATGCTACAAGAGCTGAAGCATTTATTAGATGATGAAAGCTTTGATGTTTTTACAATTAACGATCCTGTTAAAGCTCTTATGCAAATTGTGAGAATTAAGCCTGACTTGATTTTATTAGATGTGAGAATGGCTGGCATAGATGGTTATGAATTATGTCGTCTTCTCCGCAATCATTTTTTATTTAAGAATACTCCAATTATTATGGTGACAGGTAATACAGGAATTATTGATAGAGTAAAAGCTAGGGTCGTAGGTGCGTCTGGATATTTAACTAAACCCTTTACTCAGTCAGAACTATTTAAAATAATTTTTCGGCATTTATCTTGA
- a CDS encoding response regulator transcription factor codes for MATILVVEDTLSELELISNYLRESGYSVIGVTSAKEALNKAIEQKIDAIVTDIVMPGMSGFELCRKLKNNPVTEKLPIIICSSKDQEIDRFWGMKQGAAVYVTKPFTREELVRAVKSVVA; via the coding sequence GTGGCTACAATTTTAGTAGTTGAAGATACTTTATCAGAACTAGAATTAATTAGTAATTATTTACGGGAGAGTGGTTACAGTGTCATTGGTGTTACTAGTGCTAAGGAAGCTTTGAATAAAGCGATAGAACAAAAGATTGATGCGATAGTTACAGATATTGTCATGCCAGGGATGAGTGGTTTTGAATTATGTCGCAAGCTTAAAAATAATCCAGTTACAGAAAAATTACCAATCATCATTTGTAGTTCCAAAGATCAAGAAATTGACCGTTTTTGGGGTATGAAACAAGGCGCGGCTGTTTATGTTACTAAGCCTTTTACCCGAGAAGAGTTAGTTCGTGCTGTAAAATCTGTCGTGGCTTAA
- a CDS encoding PP2C family serine/threonine-protein phosphatase, translating into MNVNDFFRQKNTVEEVGWRVAAASVRGRGHEKVGQLCQDAHCWEKLPEGILVAAVADGAGSANLGKVGAIVAAQTAVETVRDRLATPPLPNDDSEWRVLLNDALTVARTTVEAEAVACQLSARELATTLILVVATPSLVVAAQIGDGVAVASDQQGNLISLTAPQFGEYINETTFLVSPQALDTAQITFWQGETAKIALLSDGLQMLALELDRGKPYAPFFSPLFHFVAQIKDETEAKDQLVAFLRSPRIAERTDDDLTLLLATLG; encoded by the coding sequence ATGAACGTGAATGACTTCTTCAGACAAAAGAATACGGTTGAAGAAGTTGGTTGGCGGGTAGCAGCAGCCTCAGTACGTGGTAGAGGTCACGAGAAAGTAGGGCAACTGTGCCAAGATGCACATTGTTGGGAAAAGCTACCTGAAGGGATTTTAGTGGCTGCTGTGGCTGATGGTGCGGGTTCTGCGAATTTAGGCAAAGTCGGGGCGATTGTTGCGGCACAAACCGCTGTGGAAACCGTTCGCGATCGCTTAGCAACACCGCCACTACCGAACGATGATAGTGAATGGCGCGTACTATTGAACGATGCTCTCACCGTAGCTAGGACAACTGTAGAAGCAGAGGCTGTTGCCTGTCAGCTATCCGCCCGCGAACTAGCAACAACATTAATTCTTGTCGTTGCAACACCTAGCCTTGTCGTTGCTGCGCAAATTGGTGATGGTGTCGCAGTTGCCAGCGATCAGCAAGGTAATTTAATTTCTTTAACTGCGCCTCAATTTGGAGAATACATAAATGAAACAACTTTTCTTGTCTCACCACAAGCACTTGACACGGCACAAATTACTTTCTGGCAAGGGGAAACAGCTAAGATTGCATTGTTATCTGATGGACTGCAAATGCTTGCTTTGGAATTAGATCGAGGAAAACCTTATGCACCTTTTTTCTCTCCTTTGTTTCATTTTGTTGCCCAGATCAAAGATGAAACAGAAGCGAAAGACCAATTAGTAGCTTTTTTGCGTTCTCCAAGGATCGCTGAACGTACAGACGATGATTTAACGCTTTTGTTGGCAACACTAGGATAA
- a CDS encoding tetratricopeptide repeat protein, producing MRLQRQSNKQIITIEPKLTVGHGGEARVFVLPQDEQLVAKIYHKPTKAHAQKLLAMLANPPENPTAAKGHISIAWPTDLLYPGDGNARVIGFLMPRVHKMHSILEFYNPKTRRQTCPFFNYLYLHRTARNLVTAMGALHSRGYCIGDINESNILVSDTALITLVDTDSFQVPDPKSGYVYRCGVGKAEFTPPELQGKNFAHFERKPEHDLFGLAVLLFQLLMEGTHPFAGIYQGMGDPPSFSARINAGHFVYSKSKRIPYVPTPIAPPFELLHPSLQQLFLRCFEEGHHNPKLRPNAHAWQAALIEAEKSLITCTSNNQHRYSNHLSSCPWCERAVKLGGRDQFPSLQAVRAGQHLQPVKRKRVTLPKKDYQQQVLSAFNSAAANPTAKLIVGKKHKKKFNPLMWGLIGTGALVCLEIIVIVHDLKISPQAIANLFPNRSEAQLTRPQPSLNGNQISIAYYDQGNFHYKLGDYKGAIENFNRALLYNPNDANAYVNRGNARYEIAQHSSNPVMEYQAAIADFDQALQLNPSAEEAYLSRGIARHDTAKFSKDTEKNYLAAINDFNKTVMLNPGNAKAYVKRGISYYKLAQNSKNIQHPGYQEAINDFNQALRLNNQEAEAYIKRGIVRYEIAQSGKTPNQDHSGALTDLKQAAKLFLTQGDIERYQEALSNICVVLENQCQSFLQNPEKFITSQVPLMTPKPKQGN from the coding sequence ATGCGGTTGCAACGTCAATCGAACAAACAGATTATCACCATTGAACCCAAGTTGACTGTAGGGCATGGGGGCGAAGCGCGAGTTTTTGTCTTGCCGCAAGACGAGCAACTAGTGGCAAAAATTTATCATAAGCCAACTAAGGCACACGCGCAAAAACTCCTGGCAATGCTTGCTAATCCACCAGAAAATCCTACAGCAGCAAAAGGGCATATTTCTATTGCTTGGCCCACTGATTTATTGTATCCAGGAGATGGTAACGCTCGCGTCATCGGCTTTTTAATGCCTCGCGTCCACAAGATGCACTCGATCTTAGAGTTTTATAACCCTAAAACCCGCCGCCAAACTTGCCCCTTCTTTAACTATCTTTACCTACACCGCACAGCACGTAACCTTGTCACCGCAATGGGAGCGTTGCACTCCCGAGGTTATTGTATTGGAGATATCAACGAATCAAATATTCTTGTGAGTGATACTGCCTTAATTACGTTGGTAGACACTGATTCATTTCAAGTACCAGATCCTAAAAGTGGCTATGTTTATCGCTGTGGAGTGGGTAAGGCAGAATTTACTCCGCCTGAGTTGCAAGGCAAAAATTTCGCCCACTTTGAGCGCAAACCAGAACACGACCTTTTTGGATTAGCAGTGCTGTTGTTTCAACTCCTCATGGAAGGAACGCATCCCTTTGCTGGTATCTATCAAGGAATGGGCGATCCTCCTTCATTTTCAGCAAGAATTAATGCTGGACATTTTGTCTACAGTAAAAGCAAGCGCATTCCTTACGTACCCACACCGATCGCACCACCTTTTGAACTACTCCATCCTTCCTTACAGCAACTTTTCTTACGTTGTTTTGAGGAAGGTCATCACAATCCTAAACTGCGACCGAATGCCCACGCATGGCAAGCAGCATTAATTGAAGCAGAAAAATCGCTAATAACTTGTACGTCAAATAACCAACACCGCTACAGCAACCACCTCAGTTCTTGTCCTTGGTGCGAGCGTGCAGTAAAACTAGGAGGACGCGATCAGTTTCCTTCACTACAAGCTGTGCGTGCAGGTCAACACCTCCAACCGGTGAAGCGCAAGCGCGTCACATTGCCAAAAAAAGACTATCAGCAGCAGGTACTATCGGCTTTTAATTCCGCTGCAGCTAACCCAACTGCAAAACTAATTGTTGGGAAAAAGCATAAGAAGAAATTTAATCCTTTGATGTGGGGCTTAATTGGTACAGGGGCATTAGTTTGTCTAGAAATTATCGTAATTGTTCATGATTTAAAAATTTCTCCGCAAGCTATCGCTAATCTTTTTCCTAATAGAAGTGAGGCACAACTCACAAGACCGCAACCTTCACTTAATGGTAATCAAATTTCGATTGCCTACTACGACCAAGGAAATTTCCATTACAAATTAGGTGACTATAAAGGAGCAATTGAAAATTTCAATCGCGCTTTACTTTACAATCCTAACGACGCTAATGCTTATGTCAATCGTGGTAATGCCCGTTACGAGATAGCCCAACACAGTAGCAATCCTGTAATGGAATACCAAGCTGCGATCGCTGACTTTGATCAAGCATTGCAACTTAATCCCTCAGCCGAGGAAGCTTACCTGAGTCGTGGTATTGCCCGTCATGACACTGCCAAATTCAGTAAAGACACAGAAAAAAATTATTTGGCAGCTATTAATGACTTCAACAAAACTGTGATGTTAAATCCAGGTAACGCTAAAGCTTACGTAAAAAGAGGCATTTCTTATTATAAATTAGCGCAAAATAGTAAAAATATTCAGCATCCAGGCTATCAAGAAGCCATCAATGACTTCAATCAAGCTTTGCGACTTAACAATCAAGAAGCTGAAGCATATATTAAGCGGGGTATTGTGCGCTACGAAATTGCCCAAAGTGGCAAAACTCCTAACCAAGACCATTCCGGTGCACTGACAGATTTAAAGCAAGCCGCAAAACTTTTTCTGACGCAAGGGGATATTGAACGCTACCAAGAAGCTTTAAGCAACATTTGTGTTGTATTGGAAAATCAATGCCAATCATTCTTACAAAATCCAGAAAAGTTCATTACCTCCCAAGTGCCTTTGATGACTCCCAAACCGAAGCAGGGAAATTAG